A genomic stretch from Sebastes fasciatus isolate fSebFas1 chromosome 23, fSebFas1.pri, whole genome shotgun sequence includes:
- the LOC141761852 gene encoding NXPE family member 3-like yields the protein MKARACIRKEYGVIFLSLAVFVSIYVLRNMDVLEFPHKVNSTIIVPRVFTDPDKHRHFCTFQPLSREEALEERFLRDSIAWPETPLVSLEHTSDPAHSNFTILPARGGGQWHVGDQLEVMIQMSDFKGRPRKSGGDFLLAKLHNRKLGAGVVGQVVDHLNGSYSAVFSLLWDGDAQVEVTLIHPVEAIPVLNRLNSEQPDRIYFKSLFRSGSVSESSICNVCLRPTQPLCNYTDVRTGEPWFCYKPKSLSCDARVDHAMGSYKQNIKAEEEKLFRSGVNLKVYMRSSGPASVTVLPQKEAQPKVQSSSVTSGPSGFYYQDVWRALGGTTVQQFQFNTAAMIQCLKGKVVHMYGDSTVRQLFEFLNTALPDLKEFDLHSPKKAGPYISLDYANNLLLMSRFHGPPIRIVVVSTSQLRYIANEIDGLIGGTNTVVFFGIWAHFGTFPMEIYIRRLQSIRRAVVRLLDRAPGTLVVIRTGNPKALSLSISLTNSDWHSWQCNKVLRAVFKGLNVHLIDAWEMTLAHHLPHDLHPAPPIIKNMVNVLLSYMCPQKGV from the exons ATGAAGGCCAGAGCTTGTATAAGAAAGGAGTACGGAgtcatcttcctctctctggctgtctTTGTCTCGATCTATGTGCTACGTAACATGGATGTTCTGGAG tttCCGCATAAAGTGAACTCCACCATCATCGTCCCAAGAGTTTTCACTGACCCTGACAAGCATCGCCACTTCTGCACCTTCCAGCCACTGTCCCGTGAGGAGGCTCTGGAGGAACGCTTCCTACGAGACTCCATTGCTTGGCCTGAAACTCCACTTGTCTCTTTGGAGCACACCAGCGATCCAGCTCACAGCAACTTCACCATTCTCCCAGCGAGGGGAGGAGGACAGTGGCACGTAGGGGATCAGCTGGAGGTTATGATACAGATGTCTGACTTCAAGGGCCGTCCCAGGAAGTCTGGGGGGGACTTCTTACTCGCCAAGCTGCACAACCGGAAGCTTGGTGCAGGTGTGGTTGGGCAAGTAGTGGATCATCTCAATGGGAGTTACTCTGCTGTGTTCTCTTTACTCTGGGATGGAGACGCGCAGGTTGAG GTGACGCTGATTCACCCCGTTGAGGCTATCCCAGTGCTGAACAGGCTGAACAGCGAACAGCCCGACAGGATTTACTTCAAGAGCCTCTTCCGCTCAGGCTCAGTCTCTGAATCTTCCATCTGTAACGTCTGCCTACGTCCAACCCAGCCTCTGTGCAACTACACTGACGTCCGTACAGGCGAGCCTTGGTTCTGCTACAAGCCAAAGAGCCTGAGCTGTGATGCCAGGGTCGACCACGCCATGGGAtcatacaaacaaaacatcaagGCCGAGGAGGAGAAGCTCTTTCGAAG CGGTGTTAACTTGAAAGTCTACATGCGGTCTTCAGGACCTGCCAGTGTCACTGTGTTGCCACAAAAGGAAG CTCAACCAAaggtgcagagcagcagtgtgacATCTGGTCCTTCTGGTTTTTACTACCAGGATGTGTGGCGAGCACTAGGTGGCACCACAGTTCAACAGTTCCAATTCAACACTGCTGCCATGATTCAGTGTCTGAAAGGAAAGGTGGTCCACATGTATGGAGACTCCACCGTCAGGCAGCTGTTTGAATTCCTCAACACAGCTCTACCAG ATCTGAAGGAGTTTGACCTGCACAGCCCGAAGAAAGCCGGACCTTACATCTCCTTGGACTATGCAAACAATCTCTTGTTGATGTCCCGCTTCCACGGCCCTCCTATCCGTATTGTCGTCGTCTCAACCAGCCAGCTTCGGTACATTGCCAATGAAATAGATGGCTTAATTGGAGGCACCAACACTGTCGTATTTTTTGGCATCTGGGCTCACTTCGGCACTTTCCCGATGGAGATCTACATCCGGAGGCTGCAGAGCATCCGCAGGGCGGTGGTGCGGCTGCTGGACAGGGCTCCAGGCACGCTGGTCGTCATCCGAACCGGGAACCCCAAAGCTCTGTCGCTTTCTATCTCGCTAACCAACAGCGACTGGCACTCGTGGCAGTGTAACAAGGTGCTCAGAGCCGTGTTCAAAGGACTGAATGTTCATCTGATCGATGCCTGGGAGATGACCCTGGCCCACCACCTGCCGCACGACCTTCACCCAGCACCTCCTATTATTAAGAATATGGTTAACGTTCTCTTGTCCTACATGTGCCCTCAAAAGGGTGTatag
- the LOC141761861 gene encoding NXPE family member 3-like, which translates to MNRSFCNFQPLSREEALEERFLLDSIAWPETPPLTAPASLEQTSDPAHSTFTILPARGGGQWHVGDQLEVIIQMSDFQGRPKKFGWDFLLTKLHNRKLDAGVAGQVVDHLNGSYSAVFSLLWEGDALVEVTLVHPCEAITVLNRLNSEQPDRMYFNSLFRSGSLSETTVCNVCLRPTQQPLCNYADVRTGEPWFCYKPKKLSCDARVDHVRGGYRLNLKAQEEKLFRGGVNMKVSIRATGPASVTVLQKTEGQPKVQSSIVTSGPSGYYYQGVWRALNGTTVHQFNTPYAISQCLKGKEVHLYGDSTIRQWYEFLIPALPDLKEFDLHSLKNVGPFMALDYANNILLTFRCHGPPLFFDRVSTSELRYIANELDGLIGGTNTVVVFGIWAHFCTYPMEIYIRRLQSIRRAVVRLLDRATGTLVVIRIGNPKDSSSFQTNSDWFSLQGNTVLRAVFKGLNVHLIDAWEMVLAHHLPHNLHPQRPIIKNMIDVLLSNICPQKGG; encoded by the exons ATGAATCGCAGCTTCTGCAATTTCCAACCACTGTCCCGTGAGGAGGCTCTAGAGGAACGCTTCCTACTAGACTCCATTGCTTGGCCTGAAACTCCACCTTTAACAGCTCCTGCTTCCCTGGAGCAGACCAGCGATCCAGCTCACAGCACCTTCACCATTCTCCCAGCGAGGGGAGGAGGACAGTGGCACGTAGGGGATCAGCTGGAGGTTATCATACAGATGTCTGACTTCCAGGGCCGTCCCAAGAAGTTTGGGTGGGACTTCTTACTCACCAAGCTGCACAACCGGAAGCTTGATGCAGGTGTGGCTGGACAAGTGGTGGATCATCTCAATGGGAGTTACTCTGCTGTATTCTCTTTACTCTGGGAAGGAGATGCGCTGGTTGAG GTGACGCTGGTTCATCCTTGTGAGGCCATCACAGTGCTGAACAGGCTGAACAGCGAACAGCCTGACAGGATGTACTTCAACAGCCTCTTCCGTTCAGGCTCACTCTCTGAAACTACCGTCTGTAACGTCTGCCTACGTCCAACCCAGCAGCCGCTGTGCAACTACGCTGACGTCCGTACAGGCGAGCCTTGGTTCTGCTACAAGCCAAAGAAGCTGAGCTGTGATGCCAGGGTTGACCACGTCAGGGGAGGATACAGACTCAACCTTAAGGCCCAGGAGGAGAAGCTCTTTCGAGG TGGTGTCAACATGAAAGTCTCCATTCGGGCTACAGGACCTGCCAGTGTCACCGTGTTGCAAAAAACGGAAG GTCAACCAAAGGTGCAGAGCAGCATTGTGACATCTGGACCTTCTGGTTATTACTACCAGGGTGTGTGGCGAGCACTAAATGGCACCACAGTTCACCAATTCAACACCCCCTATGCCATCAGTCAGTGTCTGAAAGGAAAGGAGGTCCACCTGTATGGAGACTCGACTATCAGGCAGTGGTATGAATTCCTCATCCCAGCTCTACCAG ATCTGAAGGAGTTTGACCTGCACAGCCTGAAGAATGTTGGACCTTTCATGGCCTTGGACTATGCAAACAACATCTTGTTGACATTCCGCTGCCATggtcctcctctcttttttgaCAGGGTCTCAACCAGCGAGCTTCGTTACATTGCCAATGAACTAGATGGCTTAATCGGAGGCACCAACACTGTTGTAGTTTTTGGCATCTGGGCTCACTTCTGCACTTACCCCATGGAGATCTACATCCGGAGGCTGCAGAGCATCCGCAGGGCGGTGGTGCGGCTGCTGGACAGGGCTACAGGAACGCTGGTCGTCATCCGGATCGGGAACCCCAAAGATTCATCGTCTTTTCAGACCAACAGCGACTGGTTTTCGCTGCAGGGTAACACGGTGCTCAGAGCCGTGTTCAAAGGACTGAATGTTCATCTGATCGATGCCTGGGAGATGGTTCTGGCCCACCACCTGCCGCACAACCTCCACCCACAACGCCCCATTATTAAGAATATGATTGACGTTCTCTTGTCCAACATATGTCCTCAAAAGGGCGGTTag
- the LOC141761862 gene encoding NXPE family member 3-like, whose product MHRHYCTFQPLSREEALEERFLLNSIAWPETPPLSAPVSLEQTSDPANSTFTILPARGGGQWHVGDQLEVIIQMSDFQGRPKKSGGDFLLARLHNRKLGAGVAGQVVDHVNGSYSAVFSLLWEGDAQVEVTLVHPSEAVTVLRRLTSEQPDRIYFKSLFRSGSRSVTTVCNVCLRPTQQPLCNFTDVRTGEPWFCYKPKKLSCDARVDHVRGGYKQTIKAKEERLFQSGVNMKVSIRASGPASVTVLQKKEAQPKVKSTSVTSGPSGYYYQDVWRALGGTTVRQFNTTAMIQCLKGKVLHLHGDSTIRQWFESLNAALPDLKEFDLHSQRQIGPFMALDYVNNILVTFRCHGPPIRFSKVPTSELRYIANELDGLTGGTNTVVVFGIWSHFSTFPVEIYIRRLQSIRRAVVRLLDRAPGTLVVIRTANPKALTLYETITNSDWFSLQREKVLRAVFKGLNVHLIDAWEMVLAHHLPHNLHPEPPIIKNMIDVLLSYICPQKGG is encoded by the exons ATGCATCGCCACTACTGCACCTTCCAGCCACTGTCCCGTGAGGAGGCTCTGGAGGAACGCTTCCTACTAAACTCCATTGCTTGGCCTGAAACTCCACCTTTATCAGCTCCTGTTTCCCTGGAGCAGACCAGTGATCCAGCTAACAGCACCTTCACCATTCTCCCAGCGAGGGGAGGAGGACAGTGGCACGTGGGGGATCAGCTTGAGGTTATCATACAGATGTCTGACTTCCAGGGCCGTCCCAAGAAGTCTGGGGGGGACTTCTTACTCGCCCGGCTGCACAACAGGAAGCTTGGTGCAGGTGTGGCTGGGCAAGTGGTGGATCATGTCAATGGGAGCTACTCTGCTGTATTCTCTTTACTCTGGGAAGGAGATGCGCAGGTTGAG GTGACGCTGGTTCATCCTAGTGAGGCCGTCACAGTGCTGCGCAGGCTGACCAGCGAACAGCCTGACAGGATTTACTTCAAGAGCCTCTTCCGCTCAGGCTCACGCTCTGTAACTACCGTCTGTAACGTCTGCCTACGTCCAACCCAGCAGCCGCTGTGCAACTTCACTGACGTCCGTACAGGCGAGCCTTGGTTCTGTTACAAGCCAAAGAAGTTGAGCTGTGATGCCAGGGTCGACCACGTCAGGGGAGGATACAAACAAACCATCAAGGCCAAGGAGGAGAGGCTCTTTCAAAG TGGTGTCAACATGAAAGTCTCCATTCGGGCTTCAGGACCTGCCAGTGTCACCGTGTTGCAAAAAAAGGAAG CTCAACCAAAGGTGAAGAGCACCAGTGTGACATCTGGTCCTTCTGGTTATTACTACCAGGATGTGTGGCGAGCACTAGGTGGCACCACAGTTCGCCAATTCAACACCACTGCCATGATTCAGTGTCTGAAAGGCAAGGTGCTCCACCTGCATGGAGACTCCACTATCAGGCAGTGGTTTGAATCCCTCAACGCAGCTCTACCAG ATCTGAAGGAGTTTGACCTGCACAGCCAGAGGCAAATTGGACCTTTCATGGCCTTGGACTATGTAAACAACATCTTGGTGACGTTCCGCTGCCATGGCCCTCCTATCCGCTTTTCCAAGGTCCCAACCAGCGAGCTTCGTTACATTGCCAATGAACTAGATGGCTTAACCGGAGGTACCAACACTGTTGTAGTTTTTGGCATCTGGTCTCACTTCAGCACTTTCCCCGTGGAGATCTATATCCGGAGGCTGCAGAGCATCCGCAGGGCGGTGGTGCGGCTGCTGGACAGGGCTCCAGGAACGCTGGTCGTCATCCGCACCGCAAACCCAAAAGCTTTGACACTTTACGAGACAATAACCAACAGCGACTGGTTTTCGCTGCAGCGTGAAAAGGTGCTCAGAGCCGTGTTCAAAGGACTGAATGTTCATCTGATCGACGCCTGGGAGATGGTTCTGGCCCACCACCTGCCGCACAACCTCCACCCAGAACCTCCCATTATTAAGAATATGATTGACGTTCTCTTGTCCTACATATGTCCTCAAAAGGGTGGCTAG